In a genomic window of Streptomyces katrae:
- a CDS encoding chitinase C-terminal domain-containing protein, with the protein MPSPTRTRAMLLASGAAIAGLLVGGLSAGVSHAAGNESCRPDGLYKTPGVDVPYCSVYDSEGREKMGADHQRRVIGYFTGWRTGKDGTPAYLANNVPWSKVTHLNYAFAHVGSDNKISVGADGPNNAATGMTWPGVAGAEMDPALPYKGHFNLLGKFKKQYPNVKTLISVGGWAETGGYFGDDGKRVASGGFYSMATNADGSVNQAGIDTFADSSVDFIRRYGFNGVDIDYEYPTTMKDAGNPLDWQLSNARRAGLVQGYAALMKSLREKLDRAGAADGKHYLLSVAAPSSGYLLRGMETFQMQKYLDYVNIMSYDLHGAWNEYVGPNASLFDDGKDAELAAAGVYSTSQYGGVGYLNTDWAYHYFRGSMPAGRINIGLPYYTRGFKNVQGGTDGLWGRAPATSCPAGAGLTKCGDGAVGIDNLWHDLDTNGAESPAGSNPMWHAKNLEKGVVGDYVTTYGFPANTTLTGTYARKYDSTLVAPWLWNAQKKVFLSTEDEQSVAAKADYVVDKGIGGTMVWELAGDYAYNAAKGQYEMGDTLTSLMYDKFKAASPYGAKKAGSTLPAQAVDIKTEFTEFKLGDSNYPITPKLKITNNTKTTLPGGTEFQFDYGTSAPDNASDQSGFGTKVISSGHTGSNAGGLKGDFQRVSLKLPAWQSLASGATVDLAFNYYLPVSTPSNWTVNVSGTTYALAGDLARGTTMTEPGGSQPPTTPPTTPPTTPPTTPPTTPPTTPPGGTCTNPAYVAGTVYNGGNVVSHKGHNWKAQWWTQNEEPGTTGQWGVWQDLGAC; encoded by the coding sequence ATGCCGTCCCCCACACGTACGAGAGCGATGCTCCTGGCATCCGGCGCCGCCATCGCCGGACTGCTGGTCGGCGGGCTTTCCGCCGGCGTCTCACACGCGGCCGGCAACGAGAGCTGCCGGCCCGACGGGCTGTACAAGACGCCCGGAGTGGACGTCCCCTACTGCTCGGTCTACGACTCCGAGGGCCGCGAGAAGATGGGCGCGGACCACCAGCGACGCGTCATCGGCTACTTCACCGGCTGGCGCACGGGCAAGGACGGCACCCCGGCCTACCTGGCCAACAACGTCCCGTGGTCCAAGGTGACCCACCTGAACTACGCCTTCGCCCACGTCGGCTCCGACAACAAGATCTCGGTCGGCGCGGACGGCCCGAACAACGCCGCCACCGGGATGACCTGGCCGGGGGTCGCCGGGGCCGAGATGGACCCGGCCCTCCCCTACAAGGGCCACTTCAACCTGCTCGGCAAGTTCAAGAAGCAGTACCCGAACGTGAAGACGCTCATCTCGGTGGGCGGCTGGGCCGAGACCGGCGGCTACTTCGGCGACGACGGCAAGCGCGTGGCCTCCGGCGGCTTCTACTCGATGGCCACCAACGCCGACGGCTCCGTCAACCAGGCGGGCATCGACACCTTCGCGGACTCCTCGGTCGACTTCATCCGCAGGTACGGGTTCAACGGCGTCGACATCGACTACGAGTACCCGACCACCATGAAGGACGCGGGCAACCCGCTGGACTGGCAGCTTTCCAACGCCCGCCGGGCCGGACTGGTCCAGGGCTACGCGGCCCTGATGAAGTCGCTGCGCGAGAAGCTCGACCGCGCGGGCGCCGCCGACGGCAAGCACTACCTGCTGTCCGTCGCCGCGCCCTCCTCCGGCTACCTGCTGCGGGGCATGGAGACGTTCCAGATGCAGAAGTACCTGGACTACGTCAACATCATGTCCTACGACCTGCACGGCGCCTGGAACGAGTACGTCGGCCCCAACGCCTCCCTCTTCGACGACGGCAAGGACGCCGAACTGGCGGCCGCGGGCGTCTACTCCACATCCCAGTACGGCGGCGTCGGCTACCTCAACACCGACTGGGCCTACCACTACTTCCGCGGTTCGATGCCCGCGGGCCGGATCAACATCGGCCTGCCGTACTACACCCGCGGCTTCAAGAACGTGCAGGGCGGCACCGACGGCCTGTGGGGCAGGGCCCCGGCCACCAGCTGCCCGGCGGGCGCCGGCCTGACCAAGTGCGGTGACGGCGCGGTCGGCATCGACAACCTCTGGCACGACCTCGACACCAACGGAGCCGAGTCCCCGGCGGGCTCGAACCCGATGTGGCACGCGAAGAACCTGGAGAAGGGCGTCGTCGGCGACTACGTCACCACGTACGGCTTCCCCGCGAACACCACGCTGACCGGCACCTACGCCCGCAAGTACGACTCCACCCTGGTGGCGCCGTGGCTGTGGAACGCGCAGAAGAAGGTCTTCCTGTCGACGGAGGACGAACAGTCCGTCGCCGCCAAGGCCGACTACGTCGTGGACAAGGGCATCGGCGGCACGATGGTCTGGGAGCTCGCGGGCGACTACGCGTACAACGCCGCCAAGGGCCAGTACGAGATGGGCGACACCCTCACCTCGCTGATGTACGACAAGTTCAAGGCGGCCTCCCCGTACGGCGCGAAGAAGGCCGGGAGCACGCTGCCCGCCCAGGCGGTGGACATCAAGACGGAGTTCACGGAATTCAAGCTGGGCGACTCCAACTACCCGATCACCCCGAAGCTGAAGATCACCAACAACACGAAGACCACCCTGCCCGGCGGCACGGAGTTCCAGTTCGACTACGGCACCTCGGCGCCGGACAACGCCTCCGACCAGTCCGGCTTCGGTACGAAGGTGATCAGCAGCGGGCACACCGGCAGCAACGCCGGCGGCCTGAAGGGCGACTTCCAGCGGGTCTCGCTCAAGCTCCCGGCCTGGCAGTCGCTGGCCTCGGGCGCCACGGTCGACCTGGCGTTCAACTACTACCTGCCGGTGTCCACCCCCTCCAACTGGACGGTGAACGTCTCGGGCACCACCTACGCCCTCGCCGGGGACCTGGCGCGCGGCACCACGATGACGGAGCCGGGCGGCAGCCAGCCCCCGACCACCCCGCCGACCACGCCGCCCACCACTCCCCCGACGACGCCGCCGACCACGCCACCGACCACGCCTCCGGGCGGGACCTGCACCAACCCGGCCTACGTGGCGGGCACGGTCTACAACGGCGGGAACGTGGTCTCGCACAAGGGCCACAACTGGAAGGCCCAGTGGTGGACGCAGAACGAGGAGCCCGGCACCACCGGACAGTGGGGCGTCTGGCAGGACCTCGGCGCCTGCTGA
- a CDS encoding SDR family oxidoreductase — MSTILVTGGTGNLGALVVGRLRDRGHEVRALSRSSAAYPVDLRDGGGLDAAMAGAQVVVHCASSPRGGDDVAAGHLIAAARRAGTVTNLVYISIVGVDVVPFGYYRTKLRVERMLEDSGLGVTILRTTQFHDLVAEVTASMAKLPLVPVVPLPKGVPVQPIAVEEVADRLAELAVPDPAGQVADMGGPEVRTLEEWGRAYLAAVGSRRRVAGVPLAGRTYAAFRRGGILAPDRAAGQITFGEYLERRERGTGRP; from the coding sequence ATGAGCACGATCCTCGTGACCGGCGGCACCGGCAATCTCGGTGCCCTGGTCGTCGGCAGGCTACGGGACCGGGGCCACGAGGTCCGGGCGCTGAGCCGGAGCTCCGCCGCCTACCCGGTCGACCTGCGCGACGGCGGCGGACTGGACGCGGCGATGGCGGGCGCGCAGGTCGTCGTCCACTGCGCGAGCTCCCCGCGCGGCGGCGACGACGTGGCCGCCGGACACCTGATCGCCGCCGCCCGGCGGGCCGGGACCGTCACCAACCTCGTCTACATCTCGATCGTCGGGGTGGACGTGGTGCCGTTCGGCTACTACCGGACGAAGCTGCGGGTGGAGCGGATGCTGGAGGACTCCGGGCTCGGGGTCACTATCCTGCGGACCACCCAGTTCCACGATCTCGTCGCCGAGGTCACGGCCTCCATGGCGAAGCTGCCGCTGGTGCCGGTGGTACCGCTGCCCAAGGGCGTACCGGTGCAGCCGATCGCGGTGGAGGAGGTCGCGGACCGGCTCGCGGAGCTGGCGGTGCCGGATCCGGCGGGGCAGGTGGCGGACATGGGCGGGCCGGAGGTCCGGACCCTGGAGGAATGGGGACGGGCGTACCTCGCGGCGGTGGGCAGCCGGCGGCGGGTGGCCGGAGTGCCGCTCGCGGGGCGGACGTACGCCGCGTTCCGGCGGGGCGGGATCCTGGCCCCGGACCGTGCGGCCGGCCAGATCACCTTCGGGGAGTACCTGGAGCGGCGGGAACGGGGGACCGGCCGCCCCTGA
- a CDS encoding ROK family transcriptional regulator has protein sequence MNDRLALELLQSAGPLTATQLKQLTGLSRPSVADLLERLGAAGLVEVVGESGEQRRGPNARLYGIVARRAHLAALDVRTDSATAVVTDLLGRPLARAELPVDAVGEAVDRLEALAREAGAQALHTVVVGAPGLVAPASGELRDTSGLPAWHRDLVAALQRRLPATVVVENETNLAALAEQRVGAARDLDSFVLLWLGAGVGAAVVLDGRLRRGASGGAGEIGFLPVPGTAGLPSAGDCSGGFHALAGAAAVAALAAEHGFGGPVEEAVAGAAGEAFLEVLAERLALGAAAVAAVLDPGCVVLGGGLGRAGGDPLAARVARSLAALSPVTTEVRATALGDPAVLEGARLAAREAAQAQLFAG, from the coding sequence ATGAACGACCGGCTCGCGCTCGAACTCCTCCAGTCGGCCGGGCCGCTGACGGCGACCCAGCTCAAGCAGCTCACCGGACTCTCCCGCCCCTCCGTCGCCGACCTCCTCGAACGGCTCGGCGCGGCCGGGCTGGTCGAGGTCGTGGGGGAGTCCGGCGAACAGCGGCGCGGCCCCAATGCCCGCCTCTACGGGATCGTCGCCCGCAGGGCCCACCTGGCCGCCCTGGACGTCCGCACCGACAGTGCGACGGCCGTGGTCACGGACCTCCTCGGCCGCCCGCTGGCCCGGGCGGAGCTCCCCGTCGACGCCGTCGGCGAGGCCGTGGACCGGCTGGAGGCACTGGCCCGGGAGGCCGGCGCGCAGGCGCTGCACACGGTGGTCGTCGGCGCGCCCGGCCTGGTCGCCCCCGCCTCCGGGGAACTGCGCGACACCTCGGGCCTGCCCGCCTGGCACCGGGACCTGGTGGCCGCCCTCCAGCGGCGGCTGCCCGCCACGGTGGTGGTGGAGAACGAGACCAACCTGGCCGCCCTGGCCGAACAGCGGGTCGGCGCCGCCCGGGACCTGGACTCCTTCGTCCTGCTGTGGCTCGGAGCCGGCGTCGGCGCGGCCGTGGTCCTCGACGGCCGGCTGCGGCGGGGCGCCTCGGGCGGCGCGGGCGAGATCGGCTTCCTGCCGGTGCCGGGCACCGCCGGGCTGCCCTCCGCCGGCGACTGCAGCGGCGGCTTCCACGCCCTGGCCGGTGCGGCCGCAGTGGCCGCGCTGGCGGCGGAGCACGGGTTCGGGGGGCCCGTGGAGGAGGCCGTCGCCGGGGCCGCCGGGGAGGCCTTCCTCGAGGTGCTGGCGGAGCGGCTGGCCCTCGGTGCGGCGGCCGTGGCCGCGGTCCTCGACCCGGGCTGCGTGGTCCTCGGCGGCGGGCTCGGCCGGGCGGGCGGCGATCCCCTGGCCGCCCGGGTCGCCCGCAGCCTCGCCGCCCTGAGCCCCGTGACGACCGAGGTCCGCGCCACCGCGCTGGGTGACCCCGCGGTCCTGGAGGGCGCCCGCCTCGCGGCCCGCGAGGCGGCCCAGGCGCAGCTGTTCGCCGGCTGA
- a CDS encoding MFS transporter: MTTETAGEPGTGPARLRRARFSIAAVFCAHGAVTGSFATRIPWIQEHAQVGAGTLGLALAFPALGAAVAMPLAGRVNHRFGARAALRGLLSLWTLSLVLPGLAPNPATLCCALFAYGAAAGLSDVAMNALGVETEDRLGRSIMSSLHGMWSVGALLGSAAGTVAAHTATDARLHHLIAALALTAAGLVAVRGVLDLRSRPQEQAPPRFARPPKAAVLIGAVGFCAVFAEGASLDWSAVFLRDVLGTGAGVAAASTTAFALTMAVARLAGDRVVDRFGAVRTVRAGGALAGAGGLLVVTVRQPVAAMAGFGMIGLGIAVVVPLAFAAAARSGPAPAQAIAGVATITYTSGLIAPSAIGAVADATSLVVSFGLVTLLACALVAGAAVLRPKAGAGGGAHAVNRDEPAAIRP; this comes from the coding sequence ATGACGACCGAGACGGCCGGGGAACCCGGCACCGGCCCGGCGAGGCTGCGCCGCGCCCGCTTCTCCATCGCCGCCGTCTTCTGCGCCCACGGCGCGGTGACCGGCTCCTTCGCCACCCGCATCCCGTGGATCCAGGAGCACGCCCAGGTCGGCGCGGGCACCCTGGGCCTGGCCCTCGCCTTCCCCGCCCTCGGCGCGGCCGTCGCCATGCCGCTGGCCGGGCGGGTCAACCACCGCTTCGGCGCCCGCGCGGCCCTGCGCGGGCTGCTCTCGCTGTGGACCCTGTCCCTGGTCCTGCCGGGCCTGGCCCCGAACCCGGCGACCCTCTGCTGCGCCCTCTTCGCCTACGGGGCCGCCGCCGGCCTGTCGGATGTGGCCATGAACGCGCTCGGGGTGGAGACCGAGGACCGGCTCGGCCGCTCGATCATGTCCTCGCTGCACGGGATGTGGAGCGTCGGCGCCCTGCTCGGCTCGGCCGCCGGCACGGTCGCCGCGCACACCGCGACCGACGCCCGGCTGCACCACCTGATCGCCGCCCTCGCCCTGACCGCGGCCGGGCTGGTCGCCGTGCGCGGGGTGCTGGACCTGCGCAGCCGGCCGCAGGAGCAGGCGCCGCCGCGCTTCGCCCGGCCCCCGAAGGCGGCCGTGCTGATCGGGGCCGTGGGATTCTGCGCGGTGTTCGCCGAGGGGGCGAGCCTGGACTGGTCGGCGGTGTTCCTGCGGGACGTGCTGGGCACCGGGGCCGGTGTGGCCGCGGCCTCCACCACCGCGTTCGCGCTGACCATGGCCGTGGCCCGGCTGGCCGGGGACCGCGTCGTGGACCGGTTCGGGGCGGTGCGCACGGTCCGGGCGGGCGGCGCACTGGCCGGCGCCGGCGGGCTGCTGGTGGTGACGGTCCGCCAGCCGGTGGCGGCCATGGCGGGGTTCGGGATGATCGGGCTCGGCATCGCGGTGGTGGTGCCGCTGGCCTTCGCGGCGGCGGCGCGCAGCGGGCCGGCCCCGGCGCAGGCCATCGCGGGGGTCGCGACCATCACGTACACCTCGGGGCTGATCGCCCCTTCGGCGATCGGGGCGGTGGCGGACGCGACCTCGCTGGTGGTCTCGTTCGGCCTGGTGACGCTGCTGGCGTGCGCGCTGGTCGCGGGGGCGGCGGTGCTGCGGCCGAAGGCCGGGGCGGGCGGCGGCGCGCATGCCGTCAATCGGGACGAACCCGCTGCTATCCGGCCGTAA
- a CDS encoding uracil-xanthine permease family protein, which translates to MGFGLRWTLHGDGRTPAPGAVVRPDERLSWPRTAGLGAQHVVAMFGASFVSPVLMGLDPNLAIMMSGIATAVFLLATRGRVPSYLGCSLSFVGVAAAIRAGGGDSAVVTGAVFVVGAALFLAGMAVQRFGARIIHAAMPPVVTGAVVMLIGFNLAPVTAATYWPQDQWTALLTMLFTGLAVVCLRGFWSRIAIFLGLVFGYGISWVSDLVFGKIHSPAGGTEAVDHWRLDLSGVGKADWIGLPALHGPSFQWSAILIALPVVVALIAENAGHIKAVGEMTGDPLDDKLGTAIAADGAASMLSTAVGGPPNTTYSENIGVMAATRVYSTAAYWAAAGFALLFGLCPKFGAVVAAIPGGVLGGITVILYGMIGLLGAQIWLHGRVDLRNPLNLVPAAAGIIIGVGGVKLHFSDSFELGGIALGTIVVITGYHALRYFAPEHLKRQEPLLDSGTSAYDDAAEEPRDKRG; encoded by the coding sequence ATGGGTTTCGGCCTGCGCTGGACCCTGCACGGAGACGGGCGGACCCCCGCCCCCGGCGCGGTGGTGCGGCCGGACGAGCGGCTGTCGTGGCCGCGCACCGCCGGGCTCGGCGCCCAGCACGTGGTCGCGATGTTCGGCGCCAGTTTCGTTTCGCCGGTGTTGATGGGCCTGGACCCGAACCTGGCCATCATGATGTCGGGCATCGCCACCGCCGTCTTCCTGCTCGCCACGCGCGGACGGGTCCCCTCCTACCTGGGCTGTTCCCTGTCCTTCGTGGGCGTGGCGGCGGCGATCCGGGCCGGCGGCGGGGACAGCGCGGTGGTCACGGGCGCGGTGTTCGTGGTCGGCGCGGCCCTGTTCCTGGCGGGTATGGCCGTGCAGCGGTTCGGGGCGCGGATCATCCACGCGGCGATGCCGCCGGTGGTGACGGGCGCGGTCGTCATGCTGATCGGGTTCAACCTGGCGCCGGTGACGGCGGCCACGTACTGGCCGCAGGACCAGTGGACGGCGCTGCTGACGATGCTGTTCACCGGGCTGGCGGTGGTGTGCCTGCGCGGGTTCTGGTCGCGGATCGCGATCTTCCTGGGCCTGGTGTTCGGGTACGGGATCTCGTGGGTCTCCGACCTGGTCTTCGGCAAGATCCACTCCCCGGCGGGCGGGACCGAGGCCGTGGACCACTGGCGGCTGGACCTCTCGGGGGTGGGCAAGGCCGACTGGATCGGGCTGCCCGCCCTGCACGGGCCGTCGTTCCAGTGGTCGGCGATCCTGATCGCGCTGCCGGTGGTGGTCGCGCTGATCGCCGAGAACGCCGGGCACATCAAGGCCGTCGGCGAGATGACGGGCGACCCGCTCGACGACAAGCTCGGCACGGCCATCGCCGCCGACGGCGCGGCGTCCATGCTGTCCACGGCGGTGGGCGGCCCGCCGAACACCACGTACTCCGAGAACATCGGGGTCATGGCCGCCACCCGGGTCTACTCCACGGCGGCCTACTGGGCGGCGGCCGGCTTCGCGCTGCTCTTCGGCCTGTGCCCGAAGTTCGGCGCGGTCGTCGCGGCGATCCCCGGCGGGGTGCTGGGCGGCATCACCGTGATCCTGTACGGCATGATCGGCCTGCTCGGCGCGCAGATCTGGCTCCACGGCCGGGTGGACCTGCGCAATCCGCTGAACCTGGTCCCGGCCGCCGCGGGCATCATCATCGGCGTCGGCGGGGTCAAGCTGCACTTCAGCGACAGCTTCGAGCTGGGCGGCATCGCGCTCGGCACCATCGTGGTGATCACCGGCTACCACGCGCTGCGCTACTTCGCCCCGGAGCACCTCAAGCGGCAGGAGCCGCTGCTGGACTCGGGCACGTCCGCCTACGACGACGCCGCCGAGGAACCCCGGGACAAGCGGGGTTGA
- a CDS encoding DUF5995 family protein: MEAVLARMRVLDERLPAQDGVAVFNRVYLTVTQTLHERIGRGGFPEPRRAETLSVRFAERYLTAVESERAPACWRPLLQYRRHPGVRPLQYALAGINAHIGHDLALAVVSTCRVLDCTPTALEADFHRVGDTLVSLEERIREDLMPGPDLLEIADPLTHLLGSWSLERARAGAWAAARLLWALRRSPDLAEEFEESLDAGVGLVGRCLLTPTG; encoded by the coding sequence ATGGAAGCGGTACTCGCGCGGATGCGCGTCCTCGACGAGCGGCTGCCGGCGCAGGACGGCGTGGCCGTCTTCAACCGGGTGTACCTGACCGTGACGCAGACCCTGCACGAGCGGATCGGGCGCGGGGGCTTCCCCGAGCCCCGGCGGGCCGAGACGCTGAGCGTGCGGTTCGCGGAGCGGTACCTGACGGCGGTGGAGTCGGAGCGTGCGCCGGCCTGCTGGCGCCCGCTCCTGCAGTACCGCCGCCACCCCGGGGTGCGCCCGCTCCAGTACGCGCTGGCCGGGATCAACGCCCACATCGGGCACGACCTGGCCCTGGCGGTGGTGTCCACCTGCCGGGTGCTGGACTGCACGCCGACGGCCCTGGAGGCGGACTTCCACCGGGTCGGCGACACCCTGGTCTCCCTGGAGGAACGCATCCGGGAGGACCTCATGCCGGGCCCGGACCTCCTGGAGATCGCCGACCCGCTGACGCACCTGCTGGGCTCCTGGAGCCTGGAACGCGCCCGCGCGGGCGCCTGGGCGGCGGCCCGCCTCCTGTGGGCCCTGCGCCGCTCCCCCGACCTGGCGGAGGAGTTCGAGGAATCCCTGGACGCGGGCGTGGGCCTGGTGGGCCGCTGCCTGCTGACCCCGACGGGCTGA
- a CDS encoding flavin monoamine oxidase family protein produces the protein MTSTVPTTAVPHGDGQLPPITMFGPDFPYAYDDFLAHPAGLGQIPATEHGTEVAVIGGGLSGIISAYELMKMGLKPVVYEADQIGGRLRTVGFEGPGTEGLTAEMGAMRFPPSSTALQHYIDLVGLQTQPFPNPLAEATPSTVVDLKGETHYAETIADLPQVYRDVSAAWNACLDEGADFSDMNQAMRERDVPRIREIWAKLVEKLDNQTFYGFLCESEAFQSFRMREIFGQVGFGTGGWDTDFPNSILEILRVVYTEADDHHRGIVGGSQQLPLRLWEREPEKIVHWAQGTSLSSLHEGAPRPAVTRLHRTAGNRITVTDANGDIRTYRAAIFTAQSWMLLSKIACDDTLFPIDHWTAIERTHYMESSKLFIPVDRPFWLDKDEETGRDVMSMTLTDRMTRGTYLLDNGPDQPAVICLSYTWCDDSLKWLPLSANERMEVMLKSLGEIYPKVDIRRHIIGNPVTVSWENEPYFMGAFKANLPGHYRYQRRLFTHFMQDRLPEDKRGIFLAGDDISWTAGWAEGAVQTALNAVWGVMHHLGGSTDATNPGPGDVYDEIAPVELPED, from the coding sequence ATGACGTCCACGGTGCCCACCACCGCCGTTCCGCACGGCGACGGACAGCTCCCGCCGATCACCATGTTCGGCCCGGACTTCCCGTACGCGTACGACGACTTCCTCGCCCACCCGGCGGGCCTGGGCCAGATACCGGCGACCGAGCACGGCACCGAGGTCGCCGTCATCGGCGGCGGCCTGTCCGGCATCATCTCCGCCTACGAGCTGATGAAGATGGGCCTCAAGCCCGTCGTCTACGAGGCCGACCAGATCGGCGGCCGCCTGCGCACCGTCGGCTTCGAGGGCCCGGGCACCGAGGGCCTCACGGCGGAGATGGGCGCCATGCGCTTCCCGCCCTCCTCCACGGCCCTGCAGCACTACATCGACCTGGTGGGCCTGCAGACCCAGCCCTTCCCGAACCCGCTCGCCGAGGCCACCCCCTCGACGGTCGTGGACCTCAAGGGCGAGACCCACTACGCCGAGACCATCGCCGACCTCCCGCAGGTCTACCGCGACGTCTCCGCCGCCTGGAACGCCTGCCTCGACGAGGGCGCCGACTTCTCCGACATGAACCAGGCGATGCGCGAGCGGGACGTCCCGCGCATCCGCGAGATCTGGGCCAAGCTCGTCGAGAAGCTCGACAACCAGACCTTCTACGGCTTCCTGTGCGAGTCGGAGGCCTTCCAGTCCTTCCGCATGCGCGAGATCTTCGGCCAGGTCGGCTTCGGCACCGGCGGCTGGGACACCGACTTCCCGAACTCCATCCTGGAGATCCTGCGCGTCGTCTACACCGAGGCCGACGACCACCACCGCGGCATCGTGGGCGGCTCGCAGCAGCTGCCGCTGCGCCTGTGGGAGCGCGAGCCCGAGAAGATCGTCCACTGGGCCCAGGGCACCTCGCTGTCCTCCCTGCACGAGGGCGCCCCGCGCCCGGCCGTGACCCGGCTGCACCGCACCGCGGGCAACCGCATCACGGTCACCGACGCGAACGGCGACATCCGCACCTACCGTGCCGCGATCTTCACCGCGCAGTCCTGGATGCTGCTGTCCAAGATCGCCTGTGACGACACGCTGTTCCCGATCGACCACTGGACGGCGATCGAGCGCACCCACTACATGGAGAGCTCGAAGCTCTTCATCCCCGTGGACCGCCCGTTCTGGCTGGACAAGGACGAGGAGACGGGCCGCGACGTCATGTCGATGACCCTCACGGACCGCATGACCCGCGGTACGTACCTCCTGGACAACGGTCCGGACCAGCCGGCCGTCATCTGCCTCTCGTACACCTGGTGCGACGACAGCCTCAAGTGGCTGCCGCTGTCCGCGAACGAGCGGATGGAGGTCATGCTCAAGTCCCTCGGCGAGATCTACCCCAAGGTCGACATCCGCCGCCACATCATCGGCAACCCGGTGACCGTGTCGTGGGAGAACGAGCCCTACTTCATGGGCGCGTTCAAGGCCAACCTGCCGGGCCACTACCGCTACCAGCGCCGCCTGTTCACCCACTTCATGCAGGACCGCCTCCCCGAGGACAAGCGCGGCATCTTCCTCGCGGGCGACGACATCTCCTGGACGGCCGGCTGGGCCGAGGGCGCCGTCCAGACCGCCCTGAACGCGGTCTGGGGCGTCATGCACCACCTCGGCGGCTCCACGGACGCCACCAACCCCGGTCCGGGCGACGTCTACGACGAGATCGCCCCGGTCGAACTCCCGGAGGACTGA
- a CDS encoding carbon-nitrogen hydrolase family protein codes for MPPLRTALLQSSGRLGDSAENLKRLDEAAARAAQGGAGLLVTSEMYLTGYALEVGDIAGLAEPADGESAHAIGGIARRHGIAVLYGYPERDGDTVYNSAQLIGPDGARLANYRKTHLFGCFEQEAFTPGDTPVVQADLNGLRVGIMICYDVEFPENVRAHALAGTDLLLVPTAQMHPFQFVAEQLVPVRAFENQMYIAYVNRTGPEGEFEFVGLSCLAGPDGATRTRAGRGEEMVQGEVDPELLRASRETNPYLRDRRPGLYASLV; via the coding sequence ATGCCCCCGCTGCGCACCGCACTCCTCCAGAGCTCCGGACGGCTCGGCGACAGCGCCGAGAACCTGAAGCGGCTCGACGAGGCCGCGGCGCGCGCCGCACAGGGCGGGGCCGGGCTCCTCGTGACCTCGGAGATGTACCTGACCGGCTACGCGCTGGAGGTCGGGGACATCGCGGGCCTGGCCGAGCCGGCCGACGGCGAATCGGCCCACGCCATCGGGGGCATCGCCCGGCGCCACGGGATCGCCGTCCTCTACGGCTACCCCGAGCGCGACGGCGACACGGTCTACAACTCGGCCCAGCTCATCGGCCCCGACGGGGCCCGGCTGGCGAACTACCGCAAGACCCACCTGTTCGGCTGCTTCGAGCAGGAGGCCTTCACCCCCGGCGACACCCCCGTCGTCCAGGCGGACCTCAACGGCCTCCGCGTCGGCATCATGATCTGCTACGACGTGGAGTTCCCCGAGAACGTACGAGCCCACGCGCTCGCCGGGACCGACCTCCTCCTGGTCCCGACCGCGCAGATGCACCCGTTCCAGTTCGTCGCCGAACAGCTGGTCCCCGTCCGGGCCTTCGAGAACCAGATGTACATCGCGTACGTCAACCGGACCGGCCCCGAGGGCGAGTTCGAGTTCGTCGGCCTCAGCTGCCTCGCCGGCCCGGACGGGGCCACCCGCACCCGCGCCGGCCGCGGCGAGGAGATGGTCCAGGGCGAGGTCGACCCCGAGCTGCTCCGGGCCTCGCGCGAAACCAACCCGTACCTGCGCGACCGCCGCCCCGGGCTCTACGCCTCCCTCGTCTGA
- a CDS encoding GNAT family N-acetyltransferase, with amino-acid sequence MSPENPAAPLDNPVWAALTGPHRAFAEYSGRGAARYLPAANPFAAVADPADPAAWADLAALVGPGREVWLTGLPTPPAGWETVRCIPGVQLDGSAVRAEAAPEAVRLGPADVAEMTALVELTEPGPFLPRTVELGTYLGIRREGRLVAMAGERMRPPGWTEISAVCTHPDHRGRGLAGLLIRAVAAGIRERGDVPFLHAAAENIPAIRLYESMGFVLRREPVFIGLRTPAAPAIRP; translated from the coding sequence ATGTCCCCCGAGAACCCCGCCGCCCCGTTGGACAACCCGGTCTGGGCCGCGCTGACGGGCCCGCACCGCGCTTTCGCCGAGTACTCCGGGCGCGGGGCCGCCCGCTACCTGCCGGCGGCGAACCCGTTCGCGGCCGTCGCCGACCCGGCCGATCCGGCCGCCTGGGCGGACCTGGCGGCACTGGTGGGCCCGGGCCGGGAGGTGTGGCTGACCGGTCTGCCGACGCCGCCGGCCGGCTGGGAGACGGTGCGGTGCATCCCGGGCGTGCAGCTGGACGGGTCCGCGGTACGGGCCGAGGCCGCGCCGGAGGCGGTGCGGCTGGGGCCGGCCGACGTGGCCGAGATGACGGCGCTGGTGGAGCTGACCGAGCCGGGCCCCTTCCTGCCGCGCACCGTCGAGCTGGGCACGTACCTGGGGATCCGCCGTGAGGGCCGGCTGGTGGCGATGGCCGGGGAGCGGATGCGGCCGCCGGGCTGGACGGAGATCAGCGCGGTGTGCACCCACCCGGACCACCGCGGCCGGGGGCTGGCCGGACTGCTGATCCGTGCGGTGGCCGCGGGGATCCGGGAGCGCGGGGACGTCCCGTTCCTGCACGCGGCCGCGGAAAACATCCCGGCGATCCGGCTGTACGAGTCGATGGGCTTCGTGCTCCGCCGGGAGCCGGTCTTCATCGGGCTGCGCACGCCCGCGGCCCCCGCGATCCGGCCGTAG